GATTCCTTGGCACAAGATTATCGGAATGCGTAACCGGCTAATCCATGGTTACCGATACAGATATACTGTGGGACACGATAACAGACGATCTTCCTCCCCTTATTGAAAAATTGAGC
The sequence above is a segment of the Candidatus Dadabacteria bacterium genome. Coding sequences within it:
- a CDS encoding DUF86 domain-containing protein, which gives rise to MGEAANRVSETTQGRHPEIPWHKIIGMRNRLIHGYRYRYTVGHDNRRSSSPY